In the genome of Limnobaculum zhutongyuii, one region contains:
- the rlmC gene encoding 23S rRNA (uracil(747)-C(5))-methyltransferase RlmC: MQCQLHAAGLCYSCQWIDKPYSQQLEEKQQGLAILLESIPVEQWCIPVSGIEAGFRNKAKMVVSGSVERPVLGLPIKQGEAVDLCDCPLYPDSIRNVFPYLKQFIARAGLTPYNVERKRGELKFILLTESRFNSGLMLRFVLRSETKLQQLRQALPWLQAQLPQLQVISANIQPVHMAVLEGEREVILTPQDALEEQLNHIPLYIRPRSFFQTNPEVAEKLYATAREWVSTLNIHSMWDLFCGVGGFGLHCAANSEIKLTGIEISAEAIECAKRSAASIGLSDIEFDALDSTQFARSKHQQNIPDLVLVNPPRRGIGEALCEYLSEMSPDWILYSSCNAQTMAKDIHQLTGYRVVRVQLFDMFPHTAHYEVLTLLQRIAAK; this comes from the coding sequence ATGCAGTGCCAGCTTCACGCCGCAGGGCTTTGTTATTCATGCCAATGGATAGACAAACCCTATTCACAACAACTGGAAGAAAAACAGCAAGGCTTAGCAATATTGCTGGAGTCGATACCCGTTGAACAGTGGTGCATACCCGTATCTGGTATTGAGGCAGGTTTTCGCAATAAAGCGAAAATGGTGGTAAGCGGTAGCGTTGAACGTCCGGTGCTGGGGTTACCCATTAAACAAGGCGAAGCAGTGGATTTGTGTGATTGTCCACTTTATCCTGATTCTATACGTAATGTGTTTCCGTATCTCAAACAGTTTATTGCACGGGCGGGATTAACCCCCTATAACGTAGAGCGTAAACGGGGCGAGCTGAAATTTATTTTGCTTACCGAGAGCCGTTTCAACAGCGGTTTAATGCTGCGTTTTGTGCTGCGCTCAGAAACCAAGCTCCAACAGCTGCGTCAGGCTCTGCCCTGGTTACAGGCACAGTTACCTCAATTACAGGTAATATCAGCCAATATTCAACCGGTTCATATGGCCGTGCTGGAAGGGGAACGGGAAGTGATTCTCACCCCACAGGATGCGTTAGAAGAGCAATTGAATCATATTCCGTTGTATATCCGACCGCGCAGTTTCTTTCAGACTAATCCTGAAGTAGCAGAAAAACTGTATGCCACAGCAAGAGAGTGGGTTTCAACACTGAATATTCACAGTATGTGGGATTTGTTTTGCGGTGTAGGGGGCTTTGGTCTGCATTGTGCAGCTAATTCTGAGATTAAACTAACCGGCATTGAAATCAGTGCAGAAGCCATTGAATGCGCCAAACGTTCGGCGGCCTCTATTGGATTGAGTGATATTGAGTTTGATGCACTGGATTCAACCCAGTTTGCCCGTAGCAAACATCAACAAAATATTCCGGATCTGGTACTGGTGAATCCACCGCGCCGGGGAATAGGCGAAGCACTGTGTGAATATCTGAGTGAAATGTCTCCGGACTGGATCCTTTACTCCAGCTGTAATGCACAAACCATGGCAAAGGACATTCATCAGCTTACTGGTTATCGGGTCGTGAGGGTTCAACTGTTTGATATGTTCCCTCATACTGCGCATTATGAAGTTTTGACTTTACTACAACGTATTGCGGCAAAATAA
- a CDS encoding methylated-DNA--[protein]-cysteine S-methyltransferase translates to MYHQLYLSPVGQLRIVADDIALRQLWLANEVERRQPDTTWVEDAQHPIIHLVVKTLSDYFAGKKVDFSLIPCQPEGSVFQKSVWHQLKSIDYAKVVSYGDIAAAINKPKGAQAVGGAVGANPIAIILPCHRVMGKDNSLTGYSGGLHVKKALLELEGIPYKENKR, encoded by the coding sequence ATGTATCATCAACTGTATCTTTCCCCTGTGGGTCAATTGCGTATCGTGGCAGACGATATTGCCCTCCGTCAGCTTTGGTTAGCCAATGAAGTTGAGCGCCGCCAACCTGACACTACATGGGTTGAAGATGCCCAACATCCGATTATTCATTTAGTGGTGAAAACGCTTTCTGATTATTTTGCCGGTAAAAAAGTAGATTTCAGCTTAATCCCTTGCCAGCCAGAAGGCTCGGTATTTCAAAAAAGCGTCTGGCATCAGCTCAAATCTATTGATTACGCAAAAGTCGTCAGCTATGGCGATATTGCTGCTGCAATCAACAAACCTAAAGGTGCGCAGGCGGTAGGCGGAGCCGTAGGGGCCAATCCGATTGCCATTATTCTTCCCTGCCATCGGGTGATGGGAAAAGATAATTCATTAACCGGATATTCTGGTGGTTTACACGTGAAGAAGGCGCTGCTGGAGCTGGAAGGCATTCCCTATAAAGAAAATAAACGCTGA
- a CDS encoding DUF4250 domain-containing protein — translation MQRQNFLAMDPHLLFSIVNMKLRDEFESLDDLARSYDIDREALIKKLSDAGYQYQSSNNQFR, via the coding sequence ATGCAACGTCAAAACTTTTTAGCCATGGATCCTCATCTGCTATTTAGCATTGTGAATATGAAACTAAGAGATGAATTTGAATCTCTCGATGATTTGGCGCGTAGTTATGATATTGATCGGGAAGCATTGATAAAAAAGTTATCGGATGCTGGCTATCAATACCAATCATCCAATAACCAGTTTCGATAA
- a CDS encoding type III secretion system chaperone family protein: protein MDKLIVPDLALMRSWLEQLGIAFFECDSCQALHLPYLQSVDGIFDAKVDLLENVILFSAVAEIRPVALIPLVADLSQINASSLTTKVFIDVQDDNLPKLVICQSLSAAAGITLEQFRLLLQEAEEQTTQIVMEARANELLTVSDNERETEDDIQVLRSITHTIH from the coding sequence ATGGATAAGCTGATCGTCCCTGATCTGGCCCTAATGCGTAGTTGGCTTGAACAGTTGGGCATCGCCTTTTTCGAATGTGATTCTTGTCAGGCGTTACATTTACCATACCTGCAAAGCGTTGATGGTATTTTTGATGCTAAAGTCGATCTGCTCGAAAATGTTATTCTGTTCTCTGCCGTGGCGGAAATACGCCCTGTAGCGCTGATCCCTCTGGTTGCGGATCTCAGCCAAATTAATGCTTCATCATTAACCACTAAGGTATTTATTGATGTTCAGGATGACAATTTACCTAAGTTGGTTATTTGTCAGTCTTTGAGTGCAGCAGCAGGTATTACATTAGAACAGTTCCGTTTGTTACTACAGGAAGCGGAAGAGCAAACCACTCAAATTGTTATGGAAGCCAGAGCTAACGAGCTACTGACGGTCAGTGATAACGAGCGTGAGACTGAAGACGATATTCAGGTGCTTCGCTCAATTACCCATACCATTCATTAA